One Thermodesulfobacteriota bacterium DNA segment encodes these proteins:
- a CDS encoding nucleoside hydrolase, translating into MAYHRNFLLILIIPLFVLAYSCSNNSNSQDNTKKIIISSDVGAGLVNGTSSSPSDTDDSYAIELMTSYVDAEVLAVVTVHGNNIEPATFFAANQTFLDTPGVWNGPISRGSQIPLALPDDIIWTGGINGDESEPQLCINVGVQAMADLLEESEDLVTILALGPLTDIACLVLNFPDVLDKIEEIVFLGGRAPDQLLAYDFAPDVIFTDFNVAQDNRAAQVVLEQSTIPFTFINFSISSSSLYTDEQIDSLGDPECGARSQLLSRASQDRLEELAELLGMDVMDTFDINAAYYLAKPEMFICEDAGFDFVDCAIGTTGVYNGVDNPCAGHGPDQPSDLNLESVQLWVDPSYLGQSRTVNSCISYVNQEELERFETGTIEVFCEGDVWADLPE; encoded by the coding sequence ATGGCATATCATAGAAATTTCTTGTTGATTTTGATTATTCCTTTATTCGTACTTGCGTATTCCTGCTCAAACAACTCCAACAGTCAAGACAATACTAAGAAGATAATAATTTCTTCAGACGTAGGGGCGGGTCTTGTTAATGGGACATCTAGCAGTCCATCAGATACAGATGATTCGTATGCTATTGAGTTAATGACTAGCTATGTAGATGCAGAGGTTTTAGCTGTTGTAACTGTGCACGGAAATAATATAGAACCTGCTACTTTCTTTGCTGCAAATCAGACCTTCTTAGATACGCCGGGAGTATGGAATGGCCCAATTTCTCGAGGCTCACAAATACCACTTGCTCTTCCTGATGACATTATCTGGACAGGAGGCATAAATGGAGATGAATCCGAGCCACAGTTATGTATAAATGTTGGTGTTCAAGCAATGGCTGATTTGCTGGAAGAAAGTGAAGATCTGGTTACCATTCTTGCTTTGGGACCGCTGACCGATATAGCATGCTTAGTGTTAAATTTCCCAGATGTCTTAGATAAGATTGAAGAAATAGTGTTCCTTGGCGGACGCGCACCGGATCAACTGCTAGCCTATGATTTTGCCCCTGATGTTATCTTTACAGACTTTAATGTTGCGCAGGACAATCGTGCAGCACAAGTGGTTTTAGAACAGTCGACTATTCCATTTACGTTCATCAATTTTTCGATTTCTTCGAGTAGCCTATACACTGATGAGCAAATAGATTCTCTAGGAGATCCCGAGTGCGGTGCTAGATCACAGCTTCTCTCCAGAGCATCACAGGATCGCCTAGAAGAGTTAGCCGAATTGCTAGGAATGGATGTTATGGATACTTTTGATATTAATGCAGCATATTATTTAGCTAAACCAGAGATGTTTATTTGTGAAGATGCAGGGTTTGATTTTGTCGACTGTGCTATTGGTACTACAGGTGTATATAATGGCGTGGACAACCCGTGTGCCGGACATGGTCCAGATCAGCCTAGCGATCTGAACTTAGAGAGTGTGCAGCTTTGGGTTGACCCATCATATTTGGGACAGAGCAGGACAGTTAATTCCTGTATTTCATATGTAAATCAGGAAGAACTTGAGAGATTTGAAACTGGGACCATCGAAGTATTTTGTGAGGGCGATGTTTGGGCTGATCTACCAGAATAG
- a CDS encoding class I SAM-dependent methyltransferase, which produces MSKIDISKHNAHAWNEESIEESPWCTPVSSEEIQAAKNGDVRLRLTPNKFVPNEWIKDIKGREVLCVGSGGGQQAPIIAAAGANVISVDISEEQLKKDLFVANRDGLKLLTVMADMSDLSDFKDSSFDYVVNAASTVFVPDVEKVWKEFFRVLKPGGELLAGMLNPSFFLFDHAEAQKKGVLEVKHNLPYSDVDSLNKTDFKRIIDDEVPIVWSHSLQTLIGGQTKAGFVIMSFYEDWWSGDDTLLNKFSPTTFVTRSKKPD; this is translated from the coding sequence ATGAGTAAGATTGATATTTCAAAACATAACGCCCACGCATGGAATGAGGAGTCTATAGAGGAGAGCCCGTGGTGCACTCCGGTATCGAGTGAAGAAATCCAGGCGGCTAAGAATGGAGATGTAAGACTAAGACTGACGCCAAACAAATTTGTGCCCAATGAGTGGATCAAAGACATAAAGGGTAGAGAAGTATTGTGCGTTGGATCAGGCGGAGGACAGCAGGCTCCTATTATTGCCGCAGCCGGCGCAAATGTGATAAGTGTCGATATTTCTGAGGAGCAGCTAAAAAAAGATTTATTTGTAGCAAACCGAGATGGCTTAAAGCTACTCACAGTAATGGCAGACATGTCAGATCTTAGTGATTTTAAGGACTCCAGCTTTGATTATGTAGTGAATGCTGCTTCTACTGTCTTTGTTCCTGATGTTGAGAAAGTTTGGAAAGAGTTCTTTAGAGTACTAAAACCGGGTGGCGAGCTTTTAGCAGGAATGTTAAATCCGAGCTTTTTTCTATTTGACCATGCTGAAGCACAGAAAAAAGGCGTTTTAGAAGTAAAACACAACCTACCATACTCTGACGTTGATAGCCTAAATAAAACGGATTTCAAAAGGATTATCGATGACGAAGTGCCTATAGTTTGGAGCCACAGCCTACAAACTCTAATAGGCGGTCAGACTAAGGCAGGATTTGTGATAATGAGTTTCTATGAGGACTGGTGGTCAGGAGACGATACTCTACTTAATAAATTCTCACCGACCACTTTTGTAACTAGGTCAAAGAAGCCAGATTAA